The sequence TTCTTCTGTTAAAAAACAAGGTTAAAGGCTAAAACATTTTTAGATAAAATGGTGAAGCTGTACTTAGACACAGCCATGCCTGGAGCTAAATGCTACCATCAGgatgctaacatgttcacaatgacaTTGCTTAGATGCTttatgtttaccatgttcaccatcttacagcttagcatgttaacattagctaattaaCACGGCACAGCTGATGGGAGTGTCTTTAGTTGTGGTCATAAACAAAGTAACTACTATTTAATTTGCTTGGTTCTTTAATGGCTCTAAATAAAACATCAGGAAATCAAAGTTATCTGGACaaaatgtggtgtttgtggAACCATGTATATCTGTACCAAAATTTGGGCTGATCTATGCTGAGATAGTAAACCTTTTGACCTGCTGCTGAAGTTATAAGAAAAGGCAGAGGATTGCCAAAGTGTGGTGAATCATGAATAAACCATAAATCTTGGTACATGTCAACCCATCCAAAAGTTGTTAAGATATATCAGATATACCCACCACTACCACAGAGCCACACTTTTAGTATAGTTGGTCCTTATTTTGGCTAATTCAGAGATTAAAACACCTGATAAGGGACTTCAACAACCTGAGGCAAAAATCCTCATTTCTCCATTATTCAAATATCACTCAGTGTAGATGTGACTGACCTGCAGGGTGTTTTGGCAAAGTTCCACTAGGCCCTGGACAAGGTAATACTTTGCCTCAGCCAGCAGCTCCTGGACAGCCTGACGGCCTTTGGGTAAAGTGACTGTGCCATCCCGCAGGTAGCACAGAATGGTGCCAAAGTGCTTCCCACTGCGGTCAATCAGTATCCACCCTGAGTGGACACAACAGACCATGGTAGAAATATGAACATAAGCCACTGGTGCACAGCCCTGTGGCAATAATTGCAGACATTCACTGGAACAACACAATGTGTAgccaaaataacaacaaagccAGCATCTCTGGGGAACAATTATGTTTGTAATTATGCGAGATCTTTCCTGGtgttatttcagtaaaattagCTCATTCGTTATTGGCAGGACCTGTTGTGATCATGATGAGAAGTGTGGTTTACAACAGCGGAGGAAAAGAGATTTGGGATCTAAGTTCCCATAAAAGCGCAAGCgaagttgtgtgttttgcaagATTATAAAGATAAGCAGTCACTGCGGTGAAGTCTAAACTGCAATGTTATGCTAAAAGATTCACAGTTTTTAACTGTGGAAAGATAACATTATAGAATTGATTTTAATCCCCGTTCATGGAAATCAGTCAGCTTGAGCCTGCAGCTCAGAGATGGTTTACCTTCTTTGTCAGTGAacacttctttctttccactgaacatGGCTTTCAGCACAGAGTTCTGCCTGGTCAGCACTTGCAGCGTAGTGTAAAACAGGTTCCCGCCGACGTTGAGTCGGACATACTTGTTGCCCAGGCCCACCGCACCTCTATAAGTGCAGGTCTTGGTTTTGGGGCAGgccagaggagagggaggagaagtgTAGTCAGAAAGGGTGTGATGCTGGGGCAGGCAGCTGTCCCCTGACATGTCCCTTTGAAGGTAGATGACCACCCTGCAGACGGAGGTCCGAAGGTCCCCCGCCGTGGTGACAGCTACTGATGAGGCCGCCACAACCTCTCACTGCTCCAGATCATTCCTGGCAAAACACAGAGCTTTAAACTGGGGCTATGGAACTACAAAGGAAACGTCATGCTGACAGAGTGTTTAACTGGTACAGTGGGACACCCAGTGGTTGAAGGCAAGTATCACACTCCAGAGTGGACGCCACCTCCCCACTGTTATCTTTTCCTCAGTTCCCCTTCCCGTTCAATGGAATGTGGCTGGGCAGGAAACTAGATGGGCTGGGAAGGGGCACAAAtcaagaatttaaaaaatgaaaagaaaaataattttaaaaaaagggaaaaaggaaatCTGAATGAATGATATTGAATATCTACCAGATTTTGGTAGTGCCTTTCCTTAAGATGGAGCTAGTAAAGTTTAAAAAGTACTGTTATGAGTGACAGTGCTATGTACCACTTTAAAGGCTAAAACAGTTGTGTTACCTGATGTATAGCAGTGCTGGTACATCAACATTATCTGCTTATCTTCAAATACAGCAGCTGTCTAAAGTCACATAGCTGGCCCTTGGTTAAACTCTAAACTACACAtagcaaaacaacaaccaaTTAGTTAAATATTAGTGagccaaaaacaaactgagggTTAACTCGGTCGTATACAGGAATGTCGACTGattgccttttttaaaaaaaaaaaatctgtccgTCTGCCCTAACACTGTTTATCGCTATTTCACTAAGTGAAGATAGCTAACTCGTGGTCTTCTGGTCGGatgctgttttcactttgcGTCACTCTCTTTTAAAGTACGTTACCGCCGCTCCCTGTGGAGGTGTTTTCCCAATGTTAAGGCTAAGGCTGAATACAGTGGTCAAACTTTGAATACTAATCCGTGACATCCAGACATACTGGCCTATCCTAAAAGTTGAAAAGATGTTGAGATTGTGGTTAGTTTCGTGATTGAACACACCGAGCTACTTATAAGGTAGAATAATATCCGGAAAGTCTTCGGATGCTATGCTCTGCTAAACAATAGTAAACATTAAATTGCCAGATTTGTCAGTGGAGTGCGTAACGTTTTCGTGCCTAGCCACATCCAACAGAGAACAACATGGGCATCAGTTTACGAAGTTCGACATTTAATTACCTTTCTGTGTTGCCTTTAGATGTTGTCAGATAAGCGTACGGCTAATTGGCTTTGCCTTTATCGCCGAGAGGCAATAATCCACAAGGACATCGAAGATTTGAGTTGTAATAAAAGTATGTAAAGTTAAACGTtcatctgtcttcttcttcGAATGAATTTCCCGCAGGCTGTTGATTGCGCGATATAAGTCTGCCCTCTACAGTCAGTAACGCGCATTGCGAGCAGTTTTCATCCTGACTTATCAGGTAAACTTTAATCGAGCTATTTTCCATCCACTCTAGGTACTATATGTATTCATGTTATTCAGGTTATATTCTTCTTTAATTTGATTACTTTATAATAGGAAATGCATTTTATAAAGAACATGGATCtttaagaataaaataagatgaacACCTTTCATCATTTTTTCATCTTGATACAATTACAAGTAATAATTGTATTACAAATACAGTTATTACTTGCTCATCCTGGGGGAAAAAATCCAGGTACCTTAGAGAGGAAGCCGTCCTCTTGCTCCTGTTCTTTCAATATGCAGCCTCTACCCAGTAGCTTTGTCAGTAGTGTATAATGGTTCCTGATTTGCTACTGTTGGACTATATTGATGGAATAAATCTGTAACACTTTACTTTGTTACATGTGGTCAGGTCAGAAGTCTTCTTTAAGAAGTAGCCAGGTCATAAGTTTTCTTCAAACAGCATATTTACTCAATTATCTGGATAATCTCATAAAACCAGGGAAAACATGAAAGCACATACAGTAAATCATAATTAGTTAATATCAAGTCAATCATTTAAGTAATATCAAGCCTTTGATTTagaaagtcaaacattttgatttaCAATCTCATAATAATTACCTCGAATCTCTTAAGTTTGACTTTAGTTTGCCATTATTTTGACTTCCtctgaaataattttatttttgtgtctcacAATCCAGTTCTTTTTCGTGCTGAACTGGCCTCCACAAGCCTTGATACACTGGATATGACAGCAAATTAATTAACAAGAACAAGCAACAGAGTGAATTTAGTGGTCAAAGACATAATCTTTCATGTTTCTGAGTTAAAGAAATCCAGGATATAGACTGAACACCATCCCTGAGGAGCGAATATTAGACAACATTTGACAGTTTTATACGGTTCTTATATTATCTACATTACGGTAAATAATCATGTTTCCGATTTACTACCAAAGTAAAAGCCTCCAATTTAAACGGAGGAAACTTCATCAGCAGTTCTTTGGACTTACATCGCTGTAACGACTTTAATTGCACGCAATTGCTTCTGTTCTGATTAGTGAAAATGACTAATGATCACAGACAAGAATTCAAATTTGTGAAGCCAAACGTGTTTCAACcaatcaccacacacacacacacacacacacacacacacacacacaaacagaagcatttGGTTTCCctggcagcaggaggaggaggagctttgGCTGATGGTTTACTTCATGTGCCACATAGCCGCACAACACAGGGCCATCTACATTAACGATTGTAGCAGTTCAAACAGGTAAAATATATTGTTTTCCTACCCGAAAGTACCTGGATATAGTTTGATATAGCGACGTCAATCTAAAGAACTTAAtcgtgtgtgtttctcagtcGTTGTCCAATTAGCTTTTATTAGCAGGCTAGCGAAATGTAGCTAACTAGCTGAGTTATTTTAACTAATTTTAGATTGGGTCATAGACAGGGTTTCCTCTGGGAAAATACCTTAAAGTATGTAAACTATTTTAGCCATGTGTTACTGTTTCCACCTCTTTAGACTAATGGTAACCCAAAGCATAGCGTGATTGTGTGACGTTAACGTTAGCGTTAAGTCATTAACTTGAACCCGTGGTACAAGGTAAGCTAACATTGATATTAATCAGATATTCTGTGAAGAACCATATCGTTTAGCTTAACTGCTACAGCCTCTGCTATGTGTCTGACTAACGTCTGAGgttacatttcacacaaaactgTAGTGAATAAAGGTATATTCAAAACTAGGCGCTGGCTCGTCTCGCCATATGGTAGACTGTCACTGAAGGTCGTAGTTCAATGCTTTGTTTCAGCAAACAACGATGctgcagacagctgattggAGATACAAACATTGCCGTCAGCGAAATGGATATCGTCACTGTATGTGTCAGCACCTCGTTATCAAGCTATAAAGCCTGTTGATTTCAAGTTATCTAATAGATAACTTCCTGTATCTGTAAAACACATTTCGTGAAAGAGGGCTTCTTACTAAATAGACTTCAAGTCCAAGTTGTATTTTAATTGCGTTGGcgttctttctctttcatcctttaagttcttttgttttgtgacagGCCCTTTGGCCATGGCTAAAGACCCATTAGCCGAagcaggcttttattttgatgagcTCAACAAACTGCGGGTACTGGACCCTGACGTCAGCCAGAAGACCTCAGAGCTCAAGGAAGAGTGTAAAGAATTTGTGGACAGTAAGCACTGAGTAGTTTGTCAGATCCATGAAGCTGTGCTGTACCACTCCAACATCAACAGGTTGTACAGGGTGGACAAATATGTGTTATCCTTTGCAGAAATTGGCCAGTTTCAGAAGATAGTAGGAGGTCTAATTGAGCTGGTGGATGAATTGGCaaaagaagcagagacagaaaagatgaaGGTAAGCTGAGCGTTTTgaagctgcttttctttggcTATTGCAACTCCCCTTAAAACCATCTTAGTTGCTTCAAGCGCACTGCATAGTATGTGCTTTTGCTTGATCGTGACAGCAGTGCGATATTACAGTAATAATCATTATGTATTCTTGTCCTTTAGGCGATTGGAGCGAGAAACCTGCTGAAGTCGGTGGCAAAGCAAAGAgaggctcagcagcagcagcttcaggcCCTCATAGCTGAGAAGAAGATGCAGCTTGAGAGGTAAACAGTGTGAGCATGGATTCACAGTGGTGCTTTTTGCAGGACAGGTCAGGGTTTCCTGTCTGCTTAAATTCAGCGGACAATTAAAAGCTGGACAAAGTTTGATTAAAGGTTTGGCATGAATGAATGATGCTTGCATGAACACTAACAGTCAGATAATGTTGCCCAACTGAATATATAGCTGTTTTAAAACGTCATTGTTTGTCTGACGTTCAGTGTGTACACTAGGTATTGACCAGTGTGGATTTTTCAAGGCCGGTACTGATTATTTACTATTTAGTATTTGAATTTCCTGAAAATTTATTGTTCCACTTCGTTACATTTTAGAgtcaaatattgtactttttacaccactacatttatgtattatatttagTTACAAGTTtatttgcagattcagattattcagGCTTTATAGGTTATTGCTTGTGTCAGTAGTGTTGCAGGTGGGATATTGAGTGAAGCCACAGAGCGGTgaacgcagacagacagatgatcgacagacaggaaacatgcAGACTATCTGCCCTGATAAAACCAGGCTGATAATCAATCTAACCCCTTTGTAGAGCCGTTTAAAGTCTGCCCATGCTTGCCTGTGTGAAACACTCGGCACGTCATCACAGCTGTACGAAACAGAACTTTTGGTTAGCTAAAAATAATGGATAGAGGCTTGACACAGAaagtcttttttctcttctaaaCGGGAAGTGGGATAGTTATAGAAAATATAATAGTCTTTAATACTGTGTCAGTTTGTCACATCTTAACTAAATTAACATTTTAGTCAGTGACATACCTATCAGTTGACCTCTTACACAGATCTGTGTTTAAGCATCAGGTTCAAATCCATCTTATGTAATGACATCGTTTGGTGACGTTGTGACTTTTTGAACAGCCAGTACGTATCTGTGAAGAAATAAAGTCATAGCAGACTCATCAGTGTTTATTCTATCACGGTGTCTGCTATACAGTGTATTTCTGGTAGTATTTCATGAactctttctttgctttattgCATTCATATGGTTTTCAGTTGGTTTTCTGTTGCGTTTCCCTGTTTCAGATATCGTATTGAGTATGAAGCCTTGTCCAAAGTGGAGTCGGAGCAGAACGAGTTCATCAACCAGTTCATTCTGCAGAAGTGAGGGGGGGTAACTAAGTCAGCAGAAGATGTCTGACGTCTGCGAACATGTTTCCAGAGTGCCTGTCCCGTTTTCTCTCGGCAGCGCCCGTTTCAGGGAATAGCTCCGCTGCAACTCCTTTTCTGAAGCGATGCGAAAGCTCCGACACCATCCTAAAACGTATACACCTCCTCTTTACAGCTTCCTGAAGCAACGGCCAGCTGCGCACAGTAGTTGATCCCACCCCAGTCAGCAGGTGTGACCATTTACACTGTTGTAAGCTTGGATATATTTGGAACATGAGGTGCTGTTCACAccaaatatctcaacatctcAGACCAACATTAAAGAAGATGGAGCTATTTATACAAAGGAATATTATTTATACTATTTATACTTCAGATTTAATCTGTATATCTAGTTTTACTACTTTTTGTATCAATtgaaatactgcatgtgcatgCATCTGTAAATACATTAGTTTTACGAAAAAAAAAGTGGACATCCTGATTTGATCAtctgtgttattattttgcttttattccatTCATCTGGTACAACCAATCTGTGTTTGAAGCACATGAGGAATACATTCTCATCTCTttcaaatacagtttgtttttttggatgttt comes from Scatophagus argus isolate fScaArg1 chromosome 5, fScaArg1.pri, whole genome shotgun sequence and encodes:
- the ift20 gene encoding intraflagellar transport protein 20 homolog isoform X3; the encoded protein is MAKDPLAEAGFYFDELNKLRVLDPDVSQKTSELKEECKEFVDKIGQFQKIVGGLIELVDELAKEAETEKMKAIGARNLLKSVAKQREAQQQQLQALIAEKKMQLERYRIEYEALSKVESEQNEFINQFILQK
- the ift20 gene encoding intraflagellar transport protein 20 homolog isoform X1; its protein translation is MLQTADWRYKHCRQRNGYRHCPLAMAKDPLAEAGFYFDELNKLRVLDPDVSQKTSELKEECKEFVDKIGQFQKIVGGLIELVDELAKEAETEKMKAIGARNLLKSVAKQREAQQQQLQALIAEKKMQLERYRIEYEALSKVESEQNEFINQFILQK
- the ift20 gene encoding intraflagellar transport protein 20 homolog isoform X2, coding for MLQTADWRYKHCRQRNGYRHCPLAMAKDPLAEAGFYFDELNKLRVLDPDVSQKTSELKEECKEFVDKIGQFQKIVGGLIELVDELAKEAETEKMKAIGARNLLKSVAKQREAQQQQLQALIAEKKMQLESVAGGILSEATER
- the tnfaip1 gene encoding BTB/POZ domain-containing adapter for CUL3-mediated RhoA degradation protein 2 isoform X2; this translates as MSGDSCLPQHHTLSDYTSPPSPLACPKTKTCTYRGAVGLGNKYVRLNVGGNLFYTTLQVLTRQNSVLKAMFSGKKEVFTDKEGWILIDRSGKHFGTILCYLRDGTVTLPKGRQAVQELLAEAKYYLVQGLVELCQNTLQGNKEQPLCVIPVVTSSKEEERLIQSSAKPVVKLVYNRSNNKYSYTSNSDDNLLKNIELFDRLSLSFNGRVLFIKDVIGDEICCWSFYGQGRKLAEVCCTSIVYATEKKQTKVRLTQDVLGLYSES